In one window of Brassica napus cultivar Da-Ae unplaced genomic scaffold, Da-Ae ScsIHWf_2660;HRSCAF=3417, whole genome shotgun sequence DNA:
- the LOC125601819 gene encoding TRAF3-interacting protein 1-like, translating into MSRCFPFPPPGYEKKIRTDEADSLIKEKQKKHKKEKKDKETSKDKHKERKEKKDKHKDRKDKDRNKEKSRTSEDRKAAGVLPNTQDGEKLVRDTLQSNGNGESKFIQDLARRIRDEEEATESQSGGKIRNDDERRINKNFAMERRPENVSSCSGQKGTEEVMFKPLEKKDQAKKMELQEKNHRRGSVIVADMPLDSKKTEPKYTTHRGSKEEETEALNKTGQGKPKDVEEGPKLKERHVDTSNFRRQEDLSRDSIKNLSSEGILGKRKDLETNGFLPENGSRPNKMLRPVASPVSSVENGRKLGECQTPLKPVTELQGTLCNPEAKEHRVNGFIKSQEPKSHPSISSVKAKENGEASAKKRPHSDLKYLDQILNVPERDEVDETEGQEWLFGQSGMKVLKKPKTDSTTTALDETLQVWNQALSIESADIVALPYVVPF; encoded by the exons ATGTCTCGTTGCTTTCCATTTCCACCTCCAGGATATGAGAAGAAGATTAGAACCGATGAAGCAGACTCTTTGATAAAG GAAAAGCAAAAGAAGCACAAAAAGGAGAAGAAGGATAAAGAAACAAGCAAAGACAAGCACAAGGAACGTAAGGagaaaaaagataaacataaaGATAGGAAAGACAAAGACCGGAATAAAGAAAAGAGCAGAACCTCAGAGGACAGAAAAGCTGCTGGTGTTCTGCCGAACACACAAGACGGAGAGAAGCTTGTAAGAGATACCTTGCAGAGTAATGGTAATGGAGAGTCTAAGTTTATACAAGACCTGGCAAGAAGGAtcagagatgaagaagaagctacaGAGAGTCAAAGCGGGGGAAAGATTAGGAATGATGATGAAAgaagaatcaataaaaatttTGCAATGGAGAGGAGGCCTGAAAATGTATCATCTTGCAGTGGTCAGAAAGGAACCGAGGAGGTCATGTTTAAACCATTGGAGAAGAAAGATCAGGCAAAGAAAATGGAACTACAAGAGAAGAATCACCGAAGAGGAAGTGTGATTGTGGCTGATATGCCACTGGATAGTAAGAAAACTGAACCGAAGTACACAACACATAGAGGTAGTAAAGAGGAGGAAACAGAGGCGTTAAACAAAACTGGTCAGGGCAAACCAAAAGATGTAGAGGAAGGGCCCAAGTTAAAGGAGAGACATGTAGATACTAGTAATTTTAGAAGGCAGGAGGACCTTTCAAGGGATAGCATTAAAAATCTTAGTTCAGAGGGCATTCTTGGCAAACGGAAAGATCTTGAGACAAATGGGTTCTTGCCTG AGAATGGATCTAGGCCTAACAAGATGCTGAGGCCAGTTGCTTCTCCAGTATCATCCGTGGAAAATGGAAGAAAGTTGGGAGAATGCCAAACTCCTCTAAAACCTGTTACTGAGTTGCAAGGAACACTGTGTAATCCAGAGGCCAAGGAGCATAGAGTTAACGGTTTCATCAAGTCTCAAGAACCCAAAAGCCATCCAAGTATATCTTCTGTGAAAGCGAAGGAGAACGGTGAAGCATCCGCGAAAAAGCGGCCTCACTCGGACTTAAAGTATTTGGATCAGATACTGAATGTACCAGAAAGGGATGAGGTTGATGAAACTGAAGGACAAGAGTGGCTTTTTGGTCAGTCTGGTATGAAAGTATTAAAGAAGCCAAAAACAGATTCTACTACTACTGCATTGGATGAGACTCTGCAAGTCTGGAACCAGGCTCTTAGTATAGAATCTGCTGACATTGTAGCTCTTCCTTATGTTGTTCCATTCTAG
- the LOC125601817 gene encoding pentatricopeptide repeat-containing protein At3g07290, mitochondrial-like, whose amino-acid sequence MLIHIRNSRKISALARHALHSPNAYSSPSPQPSHAAAAAARDVAQLLKTPNWEKSTTLKTLASHLSPHVASQVISLHSSETDTCARFFNWISKHSSYCFSPIQKTHLLKLIVSSGLYQIAHSVILALIREFSRHEREILRLMDCFDSLRDEARFRLNYPCYSSLLMSLAKLDLGLLAYSTYKRMESDGFLPGEIDYRTIVNALCKNGFTEPAEMFMCKIFKIGFVLDSHICTSLVLGFCRVLNLGEALRVFNVMSREEVSEPNSVTYSNLIHGLCEVGRLNEAFVFKERMGEKGCEPSTRTNTVLIKALCDEGLVEKGFTLFDEMRTKGCKANVHTYTVLIDGLCREGKVEEANGVYRKMCEDGVYPSVVTYNALINGYCKDGRIVQAFEVLAVMEKRGCRPNVRSFNELMGGLCRVGKPFKAVYLLKRMVGDGLAPDVVSYNVLIDGVCREGFMNVAYKLLGSMSSFDVEPDCVTFTGMIDGLCKQGKVDVASSFLSLMVRKGIKVDEVTCTVLIDGFCKLGKTKDALFIVETLCKMRLLTTPHSLNVLLDVLSKGCKVKEELAMFGKINKLGLVPSVVTYTTLVEGLIRSGDVSGSLRMLEAMKSSGCLPNVYPYTIIINGLCRFGRVEEAEKLLATMRDSGVSPNHVTYTVMVKGYVDNGKLDRALETVSVMVARGYELNERVYSSLLHGLALSQNKLISMVEELGGSTRGVYGFVVTRLCKEGRIDESNELIQTMLKIGVYNEKAIDTVIESYCGRKEQSKCVELITLVLGTGFVPSFRSFCLVIQGLKKEGESEQARELVMELLRSSGVVEKSRMLDYVECLMEGDGTGDCSEVIDQLHFKERPIF is encoded by the coding sequence ATGCTGATACACATCAGAAACTCTCGAAAGATCTCAGCTTTAGCTCGTCATGCTCTTCATTCTCCTAATGCCTACTCCTCCCCATCTCCCCAACCCTCTCATGCCGCGGCGGCGGCGGCTCGCGATGTCGCGCAATTACTAAAAACCCCAAATTGGGAGAAAAGCACCACTCTCAAAACCCTAGCTTCCCACTTGAGCCCACACGTCGCTTCCCAAGTAATCTCCCTTCACAGCAGCGAAACCGACACTTGCGCTCGTTTCTTCAATTGGATCTCCAAACACTCCTCCTACTGCTTCTCCCCAATTCAAAAAACCCACCTCCTGAAACTCATCGTCTCTTCAGGTCTCTACCAAATCGCGCATAGTGTCATCCTCGCGTTGATCAGAGAGTTCAGCAGACACGAGAGAGAGATCCTGAGACTAATGGATTGTTTCGATAGTCTGAGAGACGAGGCTCGGTTCAGATTAAACTACCCTTGCTACAGCTCTCTTTTAATGTCTTTAGCTAAGCTTGACTTAGGCCTCTTGGCTTACTCGACTTATAAAAGAATGGAATCCGACGGCTTTCTCCCTGGGGAGATTGATTACAGAACAATCGTCAACGCTCTCTGCAAGAACGGCTTTACTGAACCTGCTGAGATGTTTATGTGCAAGATTTTTAAAATCGGGTTTGTGTTAGACTCTCATATATGCACTTCGTTGGTTCTTGGCTTTTGCCGTGTGTTGAATCTTGGAGAAGCTCTAAGAGTGTTTAACGTCATGTCTAGAGAGGAAGTTTCTGAACCAAACTCTGTTACTTACTCTAATTTGATTCACGGGTTGTGTGAAGTAGGGAGACTTAACGAAGCTTTTGTGTTTAAAGAACGAATGGGTGAGAAAGGTTGTGAGCCGAGCACACGGACCAATACTGTGCTTATTAAAGCGTTGTGTGATGAGGGTTTGGTTGAGAAAGGTTTTACCTTGTTTGATGAAATGAGGACTAAAGGGTGTAAGGCGAATGTTCACACGTATACGGTTTTGATCGATGGGTTGTGTAGAGAGGGGAAGGTTGAAGAGGCTAATGGTGTTTATCGAAAGATGTGTGAGGACGGGGTGTACCCTAGCGTGGTGACTTACAACGCGTTGATTAATGGTTACTGTAAAGATGGGAGGATCGTTCAGGCTTTTGAGGTTCTTGCTGTGATGGAGAAGAGGGGTTGTAGGCCTAATGTGAGAAGTTTTAATGAGCTTATGGGAGGGTTGTGTAGAGTTGGGAAACCGTTTAAAGCTGTGTATTTGTTGAAGAGAATGGTTGGTGATGGTTTGGCGCCTGATGTTGTGAGCTATAACGTTTTGATCGATGGGGTTTGTAGAGAAGGGTTTATGAATGTGGCGTACAAGCTTCTTGGTTCGATGAGTTCTTTTGACGTTGAGCCTGATTGTGTAACGTTCACGGGTATGATAGATGGTTTGTGCAAGCAAGGGAAGGTTGATGTAGCGAGTTCGTTCTTAAGTTTGATGGTGAGAAAAGGGATAAAGGTAGATGAAGTTACTTGTACAGTTCTTATTGATGGTTTCTGTAAACTCGGTAAAACTAAGGACGCGTTGTTTATTGTTGAGACGTTGTGTAAGATGAGACTGTTGACTACTCCTCACTCCTTGAACGTGCTTCTCGACGTGCTGAGTAAAGGCTGTAAAGTGAAAGAGGAGTTAGCGATGTTTGGGAAGATTAATAAGCTTGGTTTAGTTCCTTCTGTGGTGACCTACACAACACTTGTTGAGGGGCTGATTCGTTCAGGCGATGTTAGCGGTTCATTGAGGATGCTGGAAGCGATGAAGTCGAGTGGCTGTTTGCCGAATGTTTATCCTTACACGATCATCATCAACGGTCTTTGCCGATTTGGAAGAGTGGAGGAAGCAGAGAAGCTTCTTGCTACTATGCGAGATTCAGGAGTTTCTCCGAATCATGTTACTTATACTGTAATGGTGAAAGGATATGTGGATAACGGAAAGCTAGACCGTGCTCTAGAGACCGTTAGTGTTAtggttgcaagaggatatgAACTTAACGAGCGTGTCTATTCATCTCTGCTACATGGACTTGCGTTATCTCAGAACAAGCTAATATCAATGGTTGAAGAGCTAGGTGGATCAACACGCGGAGTATATGGTTTCGTTGTCACACGTCTATGCAAAGAAGGAAGAATAGATGAGTCCAACGAACTGATCCAAACTATGCTCAAGATAGGTGTTTATAATGAGAAGGCGATAGACACTGTCATAGAATCTTACTGTGGCAGGAAGGAACAGAGCAAGTGTGTGGAGCTGATCACACTTGTTCTTGGAACCGGGTTCGTCCCGAGTTTCAGATCCTTCTGCTTAGTGATTCAAGGTTTGAAGAAGGAAGGAGAGAGTGAGCAGGCGCGTGAGCTGGTAATGGAGCTTCTGAGATCAAGTGGGGTTGTAGAGAAGAGTAGAATGTTGGATTATGTTGAGTGTTTGATGGAAGGAGATGGTACTGGTGATTGCAGTGAAGTTATTGATCAGTTGCACTTCAAAGAAAGACCTATCTTCTAA
- the LOC125601820 gene encoding translation initiation factor eIF-2B subunit beta-like isoform X1: MPDVQSMVLEFVNKLRKRKIEGSQATARCTVELLRSVISHHRVPHANQASALIDAVKAVGGQLVAANPVELAVGNVVRRVLHIIREEDLSLATAAVAGLDLLDASDDDEDVNGKGIGYPAMSAAVVAAAARSTLRPPSLQTLLEGTPESATVPYTSSSGADSESKSKSADKSSITRKLKHDVIEGVNQLIHEIAGCHEQIAEQAVEHIHQNEVILTLGSSRTVLEFLCAAKEKKRSFRVFVAEGAPRYQGHLLAKELVARGLQTTVITDSAVFAMISRVNMVIIGAHAVMANGGVIGPVGVNMAALAAKKHAVPFVVLAGSHKLCPLYPHNPEVLLNELRSPSELLDFGEFSDCLDFGSGSGSPLLQVVNPTFDYVPPSLVSLFITDTGGHNPSYMYRLIADYYSADDLVM; the protein is encoded by the exons ATGCCGGACGTGCAATCGATGGTGCTTGAGTTTGTTAACAAGCTCAGGAAACG TAAGATTGAGGGCTCACAAGCTACAGCGAGATGCACCGTGGAGCTTCTTAGGTCAGTGATCTCTCATCATCGGGTGCCTCATGCAAACCAAGCTTCAGCTCTTATTGATGCTGTGAAAGCCGTTGGTGGACAACTGGTCGCTGCTAATCCTGTTG AGCTTGCGGTGGGGAATGTAGTGAGGCGGGTTTTGCATATAATAAGGGAGGAGGATCTGTCTCTTGCTACAGCAGCTGTGGCGGGGTTGGATTTGTTGGATGCGAGTGATGACGATGAGGATGTTAATGGGAAAGGGATTGGGTATCCTGCGATGTCTGCGGcggttgttgctgctgctgctagGAGTACGTTGCGTCCTCCTTCTTTGCAGACGCTTCTCGAGGGAACTCCTGAGTCTGCGACGGTTCCGTACACTTCTTCGTCCGGTGCTGATTCCGAAAGCAAAAGTAAAT CTGCCGACAAAAGTTCAATAACTCGGAAGCTGAAGCATGATGTTATTGAAGGAGTCAATCAACTTATCCACGAGATTGCTGGTTGTCATGAGCAGATCGCCGAGCAAGCTGTTGAGCACATACATCAAAA TGAGGTGATTCTAACCCTGGGTAGCTCAAGAACAGTACTCGAGTTTCTGTGCGCTGCAAAGGAGAAGAAAAGGTCATTTCGTGTATTTGTCGCTGAAGGTGCTCCAAG GTATCAGGGACATCTATTAGCAAAAGAATTGGTAGCTAGAGGTCTGCAGACCACTGTGATCACTGACTCTGCAGTGTTTGCTATGATATCTCGAGTGAACATG GTTATAATTGGAGCTCATGCAGTGATGGCCAATGGTGGAGTTATAGGACCTGTTGGAGTCAACATGGCTGCTTTGGCAGCAAAAAAGCACGCAGTCCCATTTGTGGTTCTAGCCGGTAGTCACAAG cTATGTCCACTCTATCCTCACAATCCGGAGGTGTTACTAAACGAGCTGAGATCTCCTTCTGAACTGTTGGATTTTGGTGAATTCTCTGATTGCCTGGATTTTGGATCCGGTTCCGGGTCTCCCCTTCTTCAAGTAGTCAACCCAACCTTCGATTACGTCCCACCAAGCCTCGTCAGTCTCTTTATAACCGACAC GGGAGGACACAACCCGTCTTACATGTACCGTCTTATTGCTGACTACTACTCCGCTGATGATTTGGTGATGTAG
- the LOC125601820 gene encoding translation initiation factor eIF-2B subunit beta-like isoform X2: MPDVQSMVLEFVNKLRKRKIEGSQATARCTVELLRSVISHHRVPHANQASALIDAVKAVGGQLVAANPVELAVGNVVRRVLHIIREEDLSLATAAVAGLDLLDASDDDEDVNGKGIGYPAMSAAVVAAAARSTLRPPSLQTLLEGTPESATVPYTSSSGADSESKTADKSSITRKLKHDVIEGVNQLIHEIAGCHEQIAEQAVEHIHQNEVILTLGSSRTVLEFLCAAKEKKRSFRVFVAEGAPRYQGHLLAKELVARGLQTTVITDSAVFAMISRVNMVIIGAHAVMANGGVIGPVGVNMAALAAKKHAVPFVVLAGSHKLCPLYPHNPEVLLNELRSPSELLDFGEFSDCLDFGSGSGSPLLQVVNPTFDYVPPSLVSLFITDTGGHNPSYMYRLIADYYSADDLVM, translated from the exons ATGCCGGACGTGCAATCGATGGTGCTTGAGTTTGTTAACAAGCTCAGGAAACG TAAGATTGAGGGCTCACAAGCTACAGCGAGATGCACCGTGGAGCTTCTTAGGTCAGTGATCTCTCATCATCGGGTGCCTCATGCAAACCAAGCTTCAGCTCTTATTGATGCTGTGAAAGCCGTTGGTGGACAACTGGTCGCTGCTAATCCTGTTG AGCTTGCGGTGGGGAATGTAGTGAGGCGGGTTTTGCATATAATAAGGGAGGAGGATCTGTCTCTTGCTACAGCAGCTGTGGCGGGGTTGGATTTGTTGGATGCGAGTGATGACGATGAGGATGTTAATGGGAAAGGGATTGGGTATCCTGCGATGTCTGCGGcggttgttgctgctgctgctagGAGTACGTTGCGTCCTCCTTCTTTGCAGACGCTTCTCGAGGGAACTCCTGAGTCTGCGACGGTTCCGTACACTTCTTCGTCCGGTGCTGATTCCGAAAGCAAAA CTGCCGACAAAAGTTCAATAACTCGGAAGCTGAAGCATGATGTTATTGAAGGAGTCAATCAACTTATCCACGAGATTGCTGGTTGTCATGAGCAGATCGCCGAGCAAGCTGTTGAGCACATACATCAAAA TGAGGTGATTCTAACCCTGGGTAGCTCAAGAACAGTACTCGAGTTTCTGTGCGCTGCAAAGGAGAAGAAAAGGTCATTTCGTGTATTTGTCGCTGAAGGTGCTCCAAG GTATCAGGGACATCTATTAGCAAAAGAATTGGTAGCTAGAGGTCTGCAGACCACTGTGATCACTGACTCTGCAGTGTTTGCTATGATATCTCGAGTGAACATG GTTATAATTGGAGCTCATGCAGTGATGGCCAATGGTGGAGTTATAGGACCTGTTGGAGTCAACATGGCTGCTTTGGCAGCAAAAAAGCACGCAGTCCCATTTGTGGTTCTAGCCGGTAGTCACAAG cTATGTCCACTCTATCCTCACAATCCGGAGGTGTTACTAAACGAGCTGAGATCTCCTTCTGAACTGTTGGATTTTGGTGAATTCTCTGATTGCCTGGATTTTGGATCCGGTTCCGGGTCTCCCCTTCTTCAAGTAGTCAACCCAACCTTCGATTACGTCCCACCAAGCCTCGTCAGTCTCTTTATAACCGACAC GGGAGGACACAACCCGTCTTACATGTACCGTCTTATTGCTGACTACTACTCCGCTGATGATTTGGTGATGTAG
- the LOC125601815 gene encoding UV-B-induced protein At3g17800, chloroplastic-like, with protein sequence MDSCLSNQASLSFLSTRSRRQRGDRSGFVLPEMRKVQYRPMVMVATAGQNSYWPGSSLNAPLKPRTSQGRFLIRLLLNKRHLFHYAAADELRLLADNREAALARMSLSSGSDEASLHRRIAQLMERYCKTAVQDIMYMLILYKYSEIGVSLAPKLSRCIHNGRLETWPKKDRELESIHSCDALELIKEHVNAVIGLRVNSCLNEKTQIQKLHLTKVYVASILCGYFLKSASLRHQLECSLPDLHGSGYVNGPILVSTKEHLRHYITGFDPETMQRCAKPRTVEARSLIKKQCLALFGMEDSDETILTSYLSLKRLVLEAVAFGTFLWDTELYVDGAYKLTENAEEQENRSI encoded by the exons ATGGATAGTTGCCTCTCTAATCAAGCGTCTCTCTCGTTTCTCTCGACTCGTTCGAGGAGACAGAGAGGCGATAGAAGCGGCTTTGTACTTCCTGAGATGCGCAAGGTCCAGTATAGACCGATGGTCATGGTTGCCACGGCGGGACAGAACAGCTACTGGCCTGGAAGCAGCCTTAACGCGCCGCTTAAACCCCGAACGTCGCAGGGGAGGTTTCTGATACGCCTGTTGCTAAACAAGCGGCACCTCTTTCACTATGCTGCTGCTGATGAGCTCAGGTTACTGGCAGATAACCGTGAAGCTGCTTTAGCTCGTATGTCTCTCAGCTCTGGTTCCGATGAAGCTTCTCTCCACAG AAGGATAGCTCAGCTCATGGAACGTTACTGCAAAACAGCAGTCCAAGACATAATGTACATGTTAATACTCTACAAATACTCTGAGATAGGAGTCTCTCTCGCTCCAAAGCTCTCTAGATGCATCCACAATGGAAGACTCGAGACATGGCCTAAGAAAGACCGGGAGCTGGAGTCAATCCACAGCTGCGATGCCCTTGAGCTCATCAAAGAACACGTAAACGCAGTCATCGGATTACGTGTCAACTCATGCTTGAATGAGAAAACACAGATACAGAAACTACATCTCACGAAGGTATACGTTGCCTCGATCTTGTGTGGTTACTTCTTGAAATCTGCTTCCCTCAGACACCAACTCGAGTGTTCCTTACCGGATCTGCACGGAAGCGGATATGTGAACGGTCCTATCTTAGTATCCACCAAGGAGCATCTGAGACATTACATCACAGGGTTCGACCCCGAGACAATGCAGAGATGTGCCAAACCAAGGACAGTGGAAGCAAGGAGTCTGATAAAGAAGCAATGTTTGGCTCTTTTTGGCATGGAGGATAGCGATGAGACCATTCTGACATCGTATTTGAGTCTGAAGCGGTTGGTTTTGGAAGCTGTGGCGTTTGGGACGTTTTTGTGGGATACTGAGTTGTATGTAGATGGTGCATATAAGCTCACTGAGAatgcagaagaacaagaaaataGAAGTATatga
- the LOC125601810 gene encoding uncharacterized protein LOC125601810, producing the protein MSFSRAKRVTDPLPDEARARLVGCSFSSGSEHTGDEDYDDDSPCLSELVQGFLEDEVNQTVHDESRWCDNDSDSDSSSDSERADLPDYADDIAKILRNSLREDNYGRMVLFHVAKAMEMLSSSRSDQEQRAVLRRKLMSLLRELGHNAAICKTKWKSSGGGFTAGNHEFIDVVYIPTATSSQTVRYIVDIDFKSHFQVARPTVQYARVLQSLPTIFVGRGEDLKRILRLVCDAARISLKSCGLTLPPWRKNRYIQTRWLGSYKRTVNLTPSSSRAANTVMCRAIGFDNAVGGGGSRLFVRTR; encoded by the coding sequence ATGAGTTTCTCGAGAGCAAAACGTGTTACCGATCCACTCCCGGACGAGGCTAGGGCTCGGCTCGTAGGATGCAGCTTTAGCAGCGGCAGCGAACATACCGGCGACGAAGACTATGACGATGATTCCCCTTGTCTGTCCGAACTAGTCCAAGGGTTCTTGGAAGATGAAGTTAATCAGACCGTTCACGATGAGTCACGCTGGTGTGATAATGACTCTGACTCAGACTCATCTTCTGACTCGGAACGTGCTGACCTCCCAGATTATGCCGACGATATTGCGAAAATCTTAAGGAACTCTCTCAGGGAAGATAACTACGGAAGAATGGTCTTGTTTCACGTGGCGAAAGCCATGGAAATGCTGTCGTCTTCACGATCTGATCAAGAACAGCGTGCCGTTTTGCGACGTAAGCTCATGTCTCTTCTTAGAGAGCTCGGACACAATGCGGCGATCTGCAAAACTAAATGGAAATCCTCCGGCGGAGGTTTTACTGCCGGTAACCACGAATTTATCGACGTCGTTTACATACCCACAGCCACGTCATCTCAAACCGTACGTTACATCGTCGATATAGATTTCAAGTCGCACTTCCAGGTGGCTAGACCAACGGTACAGTACGCGCGTGTTCTCCAATCACTTCCGACAATTTTTGTCGGGCGAGGGGAAGATCTAAAGCGGATCTTAAGGCTCGTGTGCGATGCGGCAAGGATATCCCTTAAGAGCTGTGGCCTCACGCTTCCGCCGTGGAGAAAAAATCGCTACATTCAGACGCGGTGGCTTGGTTCATATAAACGCACCGTCAACTTGACGCCGTCGTCTTCTCGGGCCGCTAACACTGTCATGTGTCGTGCCATCGGTTTCGATAACGCCGTCGGTGGCGGTGGCAGCCGTCTTTTTGTGCGGACTCGATAA
- the LOC125601811 gene encoding U-box domain-containing protein 9-like encodes MAKTEFFDSDPTVIAKTKELKREIKKLLRTIEEDDDLSVQTINQLQETLSDFKRATIKKMAKSSSLEMLETVSCPEEFRCPLSNELMRDPVVLASGQTYDKLFIQKWLSSGNRTCPKTQQVLSHTGLTPNLLINDMISKWCKKVGVETMNQYQSNTKSNREVLNSLLCKVSSSNLQDQKSAAKELRLLTRKGTVFRAFFGESSDQITRLVNPLLHGCKDENLQEDVITTLLNISIHDDNNKKLVCENPNVIPLLIDALKRGTVATRSNAAAAIFTLSALDSNKSLIGKSGVLKPLIDLLEEGNPLAIKDAAAAIFTLCIAHENRIRAVKDGAVRVLGEKISDGLYVDELLAILAMLVTHWKAVEELGDLGGVSWLLKITRESECKRNKENAIVILHTVCFSDRTKWKEIKEEESSYGTITKLAREGTSRAQRKANGILDRLRKAMNLTHTA; translated from the exons ATGGCAAAGACCGAATTTTTCGATTCCGATCCGACGGTAATTGCAAAGACGAAGGAGCTCAAGCGTGAGATAAAGAAACTGCTTCGGACCATCGAGGAAGACGATGATTTAAGCGTTCAGACAATCAATCAGTTACAGGAGACACTGTCTGATTTCAAACGAGCGACCATAAAGAAGATGGCGAAATCTTCTTCTCTGGAGATGCTAGAAACAGTGTCTTGTCCTGAAGAGTTTCGTTGTCCTCTGTCTAACGAGCTCATGCGTGATCCCGTCGTTTTGGCTTCTGGTCAG acatATGATAAGTTATTTATCCAAAAATGGTTGAGCTCAGGGAACAGAACATGTCCCAAGACTCAGCAAGTTCTGTCTCACACAGGTTTAACTCCAAATCTATTAATCAATGATATGATCTCAAAATGGTGCAAGAAGGTTGGGGTAGAGACGATGAATCAATATCAGTCCAACACTAAATCAAACCGTGAGGTTTTGAACTCCTTGCTCTGCAAGGTCTCCTCTTCGAACCTTCAAGATCAAAAATCAGCTGCGAAGGAGTTAAGACTTTTAACTAGGAAAGGCACCGTGTTCCGAGCTTTCTTCGGTGAATCTTCAGATCAAATCACCCGCTTGGTGAATCCGTTATTACATGGGTGCAAAGATGAGAATCTTCAAGAAGATGTGATCACAACCTTGTTAAACATATCCATACACGAtgacaacaacaagaagctcGTCTGCGAAAACCCTAACGTGATCCCTCTCCTGATCGATGCATTGAAGCGCGGAACTGTCGCCACAAGAAGCAATGCAGCTGCAGCTATCTTCACTCTCTCTGCCCTCGATTCGAACAAATCACTCATAGGCAAATCCGGAGTCCTGAAACCGCTTATCGATCTTTTAGAAGAAGGGAATCCATTAGCTATCAAAGACGCAGCGGCAGCGATCTTCACTCTCTGCATTGCTCATGAGAACAGGATCAGAGCGGTTAAAGACGGAGCCGTTAGGGTGTTAGGGGAGAAAATATCTGATGGGTTGTATGTGGACGAGCTTTTAGCTATATTAGCGATGCTTGTTACTCACTGGAAGGCAGTGGAGGAGCTCGGTGACCTCGGTGGGGTTTCTTGGTTGCTGAAGATAACTAGAGAGAGTGAATGCAAGAGGAACAAAGAGAACGCGATTGTGATACTGCATACAGTATGTTTCAGTGATAGGACGAAGTGGAAGGAGATCAAGGAAGAGGAGAGTAGTTATGGAACGATAACAAAGCTTGCGCGTGAAGGAACCTCTAGGGCACAGAGGAAAGCAAATGGGATCTTGGATAGGTTGAGAAAAGCTATGAATCTCACTCACACTGCCTAG
- the LOC125601812 gene encoding auxin-induced in root cultures protein 12-like: MASRSSLLLILTAASFVSIISPATSQTCSTQNVLSAEKTPFQTCLDLPELESYLHYTYNATNSSLSVAFVATPSRSDGWIAWAINPTATTMSGSQAFLAYGSGAGAPPVVKTYNITGHNLTEGRLAFDFWNLRAEALNGGRIAIFTTVKVPAGAGSVNQVWQIGGNVTNGRVGVHPFSPPNLNARAVLNLTGTSTTGGGSKTPGNAGWMVKNVNLGVNFGILVLLGTIIIF; encoded by the coding sequence ATGGCTTCtcgttcttctcttcttctcatccTAACCGCTGCTTCCTTCGTCTCTATCATCTCACCGGCGACTTCACAAACATGCTCAACGCAGAACGTCCTCTCCGCCGAGAAAACTCCGTTCCAGACATGCCTAGACCTCCCCGAACTCGAATCATACCTCCACTACACTTACAACGCCACCAACTCGTCTCTCTCCgtcgccttcgtcgcaacaccatctcGCTCCGACGGGTGGATCGCTTGGGCTATCAACCCCACGGCGACCACGATGAGCGGCTCTCAGGCGTTCCTCGCCTACGGATCCGGAGCCGGCGCGCCTCCCGTCGTGAAGACGTACAACATCACTGGCCACAATCTCACCGAAGGGAGACTTGCCTTCGACTTTTGGAACCTACGCGCCGAAGCTTTGAACGGCGGTAGGATCGCGATTTTCACGACGGTGAAGGTTCCGGCGGGAGCTGGGAGTGTGAATCAGGTGTGGCAGATCGGCGGGAATGTGACTAACGGTCGTGTTGGAGTGCACCCGTTCAGTCCGCCGAATTTGAACGCTAGAGCGGTGCTGAATTTAACCGGCACGAGTACTACTGGTGGTGGCTCAAAAACTCCGGGGAACGCGGGGTGGATGGTGAAAAACGTAAATTTAGGGGTCAATTTTGGAATTTTAGTTTTGTTGGGGACTATAattattttctga